Within the Helicoverpa armigera isolate CAAS_96S chromosome 8, ASM3070526v1, whole genome shotgun sequence genome, the region TCCTGCTTTCCACTAATCTCTAAATGCTATCTGGGTATGTTATAAAAATCTCATTATGGGCCAAGGTTACAAATTCTAAATACCAGTACATATTTTGTTGATAAGTTATATATTGCAATTCTGAGTCTACAGCTAGCTTCTATATAATACATTGGTTTTAGTaccgatttttcaatcaccagATAACTTTTCTCTGAAGAATGTTTTGACGTTTTATCaacttttgtataaaaatatgtcatACCGCCATACTTATTCCACAGATAGAAGTCAActaatgattgaaaaatcggcccttaatataatattatatttatgttgtttattgaCATATTTATAAGGCAGTGGGtggcaatataataatgacgaAATCTCACCGGttctttacattttaatgaacAAGAAACTGATTTTGTgtatcgaaaatattttttaatctatgtAAGCTTGTATTAATTGTATCACTCGTTTTTGATTAACAATTCACAGCGCACTTCACATAACCGGGAACATTGGCCAATGTTTGCACAAATGTTGTCACTTGGCTATTGGTCATAGTTTAGTCCTGGGCGATTACGGGTTGGTCGGTAATCATTTGCTTGGTGAAGTGAGGCCGAGAGCAGCTGATAATAACCGGACGACGTTCTTCTGTTCCGCTTTGTCGTTTTCTGTAAAAGTTGTATAAAATACTTGTTAGGCCTTGAGTTAAATGCTTTGTGGTAGCTCACCATATCTGAGTGTGTATTCAATGATTATCTATATTCTATAATAAATAGCTGTCAATTTTGATTAAACAAGCTAATTTCAGGAAGTACTAGTCCCATGGCAAATTCTTACAGTTAAATTATGTAATCAAGCCATACTTTGCGGAATCAATGGCATTAAaagttaggaaaaatatttagtattaaTTTCGCGGTACACtagatacctactatttataaaatagtaaccatggagtttcttgcctgtTCTTCTTCAttggaagctacttttggaacgggcaactagaatcaacctATGGCACGAGCGCCCCGCTGTTCGTGGTCGACGATTCAAACTCTCCTGAGGATGCAAGTAGTATAATATGCTATCTACACATACCATCAACACCAGTGACATGTTTCTCTAGCGTGAGTTTCTCCTGCGCCACCTGATATATTCCCTCCTCGATGGTACCGCAGCTCAGCAGACGGTAGATCGTTACGGGACGAGTTTGGCCCATTCTGTGACATCTGTACAGGAAAATAATAACACGTTTTAGAATTTCTatgttaaacttttaaattctaaGTAGGTGAGTAATGTTTGCTGTCATACAAACATTTTCCCaagtttaaatcaaattttccTATATACAGAAATTGTCTGAATAGTAGTTCAGGTGTTTTAACATGTATGTGTAATAGATTATGTACCAAGTGTCAGCAGCTTTTCCCTGATGAATTTCAGAAACCCAGATTGTCATACATCAAGATAGGTTGAGCCATTACCCAGAACAAGAGTAAGGAACACAGACCCACAATCCACTTACGACTTTCGGATTTTCCAAAAACCTACAaacttatgaaaaaatatgactAGTAAGTAATGCTCACCTATCCTCGGCCTGTTTATCATTATAAGGGTTGAAGTCGATATCGTGTATGATGACGGTGTCGGCCGCAGTCAGGTTGATGCCCAGCCCGCCTGCCTTCGTAGACAGCAGGAACACGAAGATATCCTCGTTGTTGTACTGGTCTATTAGCTCTTGTCTGGAATATAAAGAAAAAGGTACCTACGGTGAAAAGGGTTAAAAGAGAAATTGTACAGAAGATGAATATAGGGTTCCTTAAGTTTTGCATAATGCACGAACAAATTGCtgtagtaaaattatattttattaacagcaTTGCTCCTCAAGCCTTATTCGTCATCCAGGTGAGCCCCGTCAAGCCAAACGGCTTCCTATCAACCACATTGTCTAAAACTCATTTGAAACTACCTTACAATGCATGCCAAATGTCACCCTTATTGTATTTCcttgtttttacaaaaactaGCATAGTGGAGGGTCATACATAACATTGGATGATagaacaaacaacaaaaacacgtaataatatataaaaacataaggGTATAGTTAGACTTGCTTGTGAGCAGGCATAATGTCTTACCTATCAGTAACAGCCGTACTGCCGTCCAGCCTCAGGTACCGGTGACGTCTGATAGTGAGGTAGGGCTCCAAGATGTCCAGCATCATGGTGAACTGGCTGAAGATCAGCACCCGGTGGCCACCAGCCTTCAGCCGAGGAAGCATCTCGTCCAACTTCTGGAACTTGCCTGAGTCCAGGATGAGGTGGTCCGGCAGACCGAAGGAGCGGATACACTGTGGAGgtagaaatataatattatttgctaTTCCATCATCGCACCTGGATAACAACTAGCTTATTGTTCAGGGTCTCGGCCAGTTCATCTATGTCACATAAGTTACTTGGTGATCGGAAGGCGTGTTAAATTGCGGATGGCAATTGTATTAGAACATCCTTGACAAGTAGTCAAAAGCCTGAGAGTTTGACAAGGAGACTAACAAAGAATTATTGCGAAAATCTGTCGCTTTGCTGAATTCAAATTCGGATGACCTCAACAGAGAGCAGCTCCATCTAAAATACTGATATTCTGTATCTGTTTAGAAGTTGACTTCAACACacggaaaaggctagtcagatgataCTAACATCGTGCTGCAAGGTAAGCTGATGTATCTGGAAGTCAGACAGACACATGAGGTCCTCCCAGGCATACTGTTCGTTGTTCTCCTTGTATTTAGAGTCTTTAGCCAGACGGGATGCTATCTGCCGGACAGTGGTGTCTATGTAGTGGTAGCGGAGGAGTAGAGGATGGTTGGCCAACTTCCGCATGTCCATCATCATAGCCATGCCAGACTGTTCTGTAGTTGCACGGATCTGAAATGTGAAGATTACAGTATAGACTTTGATCTGTAAAATGGATGAATTGGTgttttgtagtaaaattttGCTTGCGTTTGCTATCAGGAACAGACCCACTCCGCAAAAAAAATTGTGGGCACATACCTACATTCCATATAGCAAAAATCGGCATGCATACGGAAAAGTCAATAAGGGAGTACATACGGGAATACAAAAGGgaagtaaataagaaagtttcCACATATGGGAATATTTCAGTAGAGTAAATAAGGGAGTATGTATAGGGGAGTACATGAGGGTGTACTTAAGATAGTACATATGAGGGTAATGGTTTCGGATCTTTtatagtacaaataaaaaaaattattcatgtttataatattagtttagaagtAAAGCTAAAACTTACCGTTCCATCCTTAGCCGCAAACCCAGCAATGAGATCCTTATACAACATGCCCTGTCTCTCGGACATAGCACAGAGTTCCCTATGGTTAGTCTTCTTAGGCAAGTCTTGTAACACGTCTCGTTTTAACCGACGCAACACAAACGGTTTCATGATGCGTTTAGCTTGGGTTATCTGACTCTGTTCGAAGGGCAGCTCGTCGTCTTCTTTTCCTTCTGCcttctttgttgtttttgatttctggaaaatgttattaaaaaatatgtaaatataaatttacaATGGCTTATTGTGAATTGCAATAACATATCTATCTGTCGAATTGCATACAGGAgacagaattttgacattagttcCATTCAAGTTGTATGAAATGCCTATCTTTAGTAGGGGTAGCCTATTGACTGATCAACAATAAGGTTGAACAAAGCTTGGCGCTGTCGGTCCTTGGATAGATGACCATCATCACGAGTGAGGTCCAGCGTCTTCAGCAGGCACAATAAGGCCTATTTTCTGAGACTACATAAATTACAGTCTTcacaaaacaactgtttactatgaattttcataaCCAATTTTCAATAGGATAATGGATGTTTACgttgttggtgaaaataggCCTATATTGGTCTGGATGTCATTTTAAatgtctttggcagtcgttacttaGAATCCAGATTACGTACATGCCTTACGTTAAATTAAAAGCAATACTTACAGAATTCTTCTGGAACAAACTCTTGAGGTCGTCCGTCTTGCCGGAGAACATGTGTGGCATGACGAAGCACAGCAGCGACATCAGTTCCAGCAGGTTGTTCTGTAGCGGCGTTCCCGTTAGCAGGAGACGGTGTTTAGACTGGAATGTGAGGGAAATTATACTTTATTTGTGTGTTGATAAGGTTGGTTCTGTGTTGATTTGTGGTTTTTGTAGGGACTTGGGTGGACTTTGTAATACTAGATTTTATTTTGCGCTTCAGAAACTAAGACCAACTACCTACTTTTGCCGGACcaaacctgaggtcccgggttcgattcctggttcggtcgacatttgtgtgatgagcatgcttgttggccgtggtctgggtgttacaatatgtatttacatatgtatatatgtagtttatcagttgtgttagcacccataacacaagttaattaataacttaccatggggctaaccgaccgtgtgtgaaaaggtgtcccgacattatacaaaaaaaaaaaactaggatGCAGTGACGGTATACGGTATGACACTCTTTTCTAATCAAGAAAGTAGACACTCATCATGGGCGAAATCTTAGCGCATATTTTTTTTGGGTCCTTTTactatataatttgaaaaaggGGTAGAAAATAAGCGAGTATATAGGCGTAGAACATAAGGGAATTTATGTATAGTAAATTAGAAATGTATAGTGTAATGTAACGTCACAAGTAAATTAAGATTGCAGAGGTGCCCACAGTGCCCACTATGGTAGAAGCACCACTATCAACGGTAAAGTAATTACCTTAATTTTAAGCAGGTTATCATACCGCTGCGTGGACATGTTCTTGAGCATATGCGCCTCGTCGTATATGACGTAGTGCATCGGCGTCACGCGGAACATCTTGCGCTCTTCCGGACAACTGTTCACCATTGTGTAGCTGGAAAATACGGAAAGGTAATAAGTATAGGATTGCTTTTGGACTAGTGAACAAATTATAGTGAAAGCTTAACGCTGTAAACCGTAAATGCGGTAGTCATCATCCTCTTACCCTTATCCCTTAATGCGGTAATGGGGCGTGAATTTCAGCTTAGACGATTCATCAGTAAAAGAACACATTTAATAATAGAAAAGATGTTGTTGACTTGGACTTTCAAAGTAGAGTATTTTCCTCCCGATTTTTAACAGCAACGGATTTGCAGTTCTTAACCTCGTTATCGATAAACAGTCAAGCAACGCCTACAGGTACGAGGTTCGCCTCAAAACAACAATTGACAACAACCGAATGGCGCGGTAACGTCCAGTTTGAGTGGTGATTTTATCGTGGGCGTACTACATGCACGACAAAATTCGCGAGCATGAACGCCCTCTTGATTTCTGTCGTAATTTGAGCGTTTCTTAAAGTTTATGCTGTGAAAAAATTCTAAGACAAGTCCGTAGTACTTGGTACAACAGTAGTCTTTAAGTGCAGTAGACTTACGTGGTGAGCACGACGTCGATGTCGTCGAGTCCGCGCGAGTAGTGTATGCGCAGCTGGCGCCGCTCCTCAGGGTGTCCGTAGTACTTGCTGACTCGGAGGGCGGGACACCAGCGGGCTAGCTCGCTGCTCCAGTTGTCTGGGAAAcgatattttgagaaaaatgttaaaaaagtaTATTGGGTTTGCTAAACCTCAAGGAACGATAGATGAAAATGTATAGCATCATTTCTGAAATTCATCCGACCACATCAGAGCTTTCAGGCCACATTAGCGCCTTTTAAGCGTTAAATAACTGTACttctatattattacaataatgaGAAAACTGTTTGTTATACCCTAAactaaggctccgaaacttctgaaccgatttgaaaaatctttcattgttgaGAAGCTACAGTATCCCCTGggacataggctacattttgtcCGAGTACGGGAAGAAGTCTTCCCGGGATGAGCTTATATACTTAATGCTCTCGTAAAACAAATCGCATTATGTCACAGTCATATAAACACAGACTTCACACTTCATAACCGTGCTATTAAAAATCTCAACTCACCAAGAGTAGAAGCAGGCACCACAATGAGATGAGTTCCCCTAGCCTGTCCGGTCTCCTTCAGATGTGCCAGGAAGGCGATGACCTGCACCGTCTTGCCGAGCCCCATCTCATCAGCTAATATACCGGAGACGCCTTGCTTGTGGAGAACTGCTAGCCAGTTGAGGCCTACTAGCTGGTAAGGGGCTAGGGTTAGGCTGGAAGAGAAAATTTACGATGTTTTACTGTGATCAGGGTTTACAGAATAATTGTACTGTAATAAGGTGGGGCCCTAAGGAACCATTAAATTCGATACAAACTCTAGGGACCAAGATCCATAAGGACGATACCATCGCAGCTAATCGTTGCGTGCGGATTCCTTTTTAGCATGACGAAAACAACTTATTACGTAATGGCGATTTAGGCCTTACAATAATGAGAAAGCCAGATCTTAGCTAGAGAGAGTTAGGATTTAGCGCTGACTTTATAATTGGGCTAGCTAGAGATTGTATATGCAATAGACCAGACAAACAAGATCTAGGTATCTATCATCATCTAATGGAGCAGATAAAGTGAAGTACTGGCTAAAGCTGCTGCGCTAACCCTACGCACTTCTTCATCAGCCGCTGTATGTTGTTCCTGTCTCCTTACCTATCGTCCAGTATAGCTGGCTGCTTCAGCCGCCCGGCTCCGGCGTCTACGGCCGACTCCAGCTGCTGCGCTAGCCCTACGCACTTCTTCATCAGCCGCTGTATGTTGTTCCTGTCTCCTTACCTATCGTCCAGTATAGCTGGCTGCTTCAGCCGCCCGGCTCCGGCGTCTACGGCCGACTCCAGCTGCTGCGCTAACCCTACGCACTTCTTCTTCAGCCGCTGTATGTTGTTCCTGTCTCCTTACCTATCGTCCAGTATAGCTGGCTGCTTCAGCCGCCCGGCTCCGGCGTCTACGGCCGACTCCAGCTGCTGCGCTAACCCTACGCACTTCTTCATCAGCCGCTGTATGTTGTTCCTGTCTCCTTACCTATCGTCCAGTATAGCTGGCTGCTTCAGCCGCCCGGCTCCGGCGTCTACGGCTGACTCCAGCTGCTGCGCTAACCCTACGCACTTCTTCATCAGCCGCTGTATGTTGTTCCTGTCTCCTTACCTATCGTCCAGTATAGCTGGCTGCTTCAGCCGCCCGGCTCCGGCGTCTACGGCCGACTCCAGCTGCTGCGCTAACCCTACGCACTTCTTCTTCAGCCGCTGTATGTTGTTCCTGTCTCCTTACCTATCGTCCAGTATAGCTGGCTGCTTCAGCCGCCCGGCTCCGGCGTCTACGGCCGACTCCAGCTGCTGCGCTAACCCTACGCACTTCTTCATCAGCCGCTGTATGTTGTTCCTGTCTCCTTACCTATCGTCCAGTATAGCTGGCTGCTTCAGCCGCCCGGCTCCGGCGTCTACGGCCGACTCCAGCTGCTGCGCTAACCCTACGCACTTCTTCATCAGCCGCTGTATGTTGTTCCTGTCTCCTTACCTATCGTCCAGTATAGCTGGCTGCTTCAGCCGCCCGGCTCCGGCGTCTACGGCCGACTCCAGCTGCTGCGCTAACCCTACGCACTTCTTCATCAGCCGCTGTATGTTGTTCCTGGTGGTCAGTAGCTCTTGTGTAGAATTCAACAGTTCCGTACTTAGAGATTTGTTGCTGTTGAATTTTTCTACCTGTTGAAGTAAATTAGACAAGGTTTAGAAGTTGATGTTAACATTAATAAAGAGTTATATTTTAGGCCACTATAGACTTTTTTAACATTTAGCCAAGAtcttttataagtttttgattgtttattcCTGGGGTTCATGATACACACGGGGGCACATATCAATGTTACATCTGAATCAGATCAGCCAACTGTTTTATCAGGTATACGTAACAAAGACACATCCATAAAATCGTTAAGAAGTTGGTTACTTTATTCCTTGGTTCCATCAGTCAaggtttttaagaaataaaacagtaaCTTACCATATCTAGCCAGCCTTTAAAAGGCCTCAAAGACATGATAGCCTCAGCCTTCTTCTGGGAACATCCGCTGAGTAACGACAGCTCATTCATATTGCTGTTGTTTAAGAACTCAAACACCTTCTTTTTGTCACCTATCAGGTCATCCGTTATCTCATTGTCTGAATCCTCactggaaaataatttaaactgattatttttactgaaaaaactgtaagaactaaataactagCTTATCAGTCTAAATAAAAGCCTTCAAAATAAAGTGTTACTTGGActttttataactcaagaatagcTCAACAGATTTGGATGAAAATTGGCGGAGTGGTAAAAGAACCGGgaatagtaggtacataggatattttattttctgtccGGGTATGGAGTAACTATTTATCTCAGAGTCGCGgctgaaaccgctggtggaagtTAGTTACAGATATATAAGAAAATTGCTTCTTGTCATTCGATTTAGTGCTTTATTTCATTATACAAAAGGTATGAATGACAATCTACACACAGCAAAATGACACGACACCAATCCAAATCTACGACAGACACGTAACTTACGTACGGCGGCCGAAAATGATGGGAAGGCGAAAAATATAGCAAACTCGACACATAAAGACTGAAATATCTGTTAGTCTGTTTATAACCTACCCAATTTCATGAAATTATCAATTTAGTTAATTACCTTACTATGTTTAACCGAAAATATCTCGAACAGTTTTCTACATAACTTCTATAAATGTACAGAAATCACCTACCTGTCATAAACCCTATCATCTTTTCCTTTCTTAACTCCGTAGTCATCATCCTCACTGCCGCTGCTACCCCTTCTGACCCTCCCGCCTTTACCCTCTAAGGCTTTCCTCACCACAACAGTGGTCTTAGGCCCACTGGTGACCCTAACTATGCCCATATTAGTGTAAGGTCTCTGGGCAGTCCCAGACACACTGGGGTTGGACCCAAAGAAAGTAGATGTGGAACCCTTGTCGTTGCTCTCAGGGTCATGTTTTAATAGCTCGTCTCTAGAACGCTCTTCATTCCATCCGTGTTTTGCTAAGGTTGTTTTTACGAACTGTGGACAAATTGTATGGAATTTAAAGGTAGGTCAGGGCAAAGTTAATGGCGGCTCGCTACTAACTTCGGAGCGTAGGTACACGCATAAAGACTATATCGTTCGTCATGAATGGAGCGATGTTCCGAGCAGACATTAGGTTTGCCGCGAATAGTTCGTTAAGAAATAAATCGTCGTAAAAGTCGAAAAAATCGTCCGATTTCTTTTACGACAACCCTccacaataataacaattatatccTAAAATGCACATCAGAATCAGAGAGCACTTTAATGTCGGtcgtgcacctgtgtccaagcaaatacttgtgcactatgataagtcctgcacagctggctgatctccttatatgataATAGCCACTGCAGCTGACCATCGGCAAGGACCTTcccaaaataacttattttcattaaatactaaagtaGTATACTTACATAGGGAGATATATCAGGAAACATTTGTAGCATATTAGTAAATCTTCTCTCTTTGACAGCAGTTGTGAGTTCAACATGAGCCGGCTTCTTGGCTGGAGATGCTGCATCATCAGAATCCGAGTCTGGCAGTCTTATCCGTTTGTATACCACCGGCCCGTTTCTAACCACCACTGTGTTTGGCGCTGCCATCCTTATTCTGTTTTGGTTATTCATTTCTGCAAACATTAATTCAAGATCAGCAATATTTGTTGAAAGTTGCACTTTCATGCTGATCAGCATAATTCAACACAGAAGGTATTTATTTCGTATCATCTTGCACAAATTGCAACGTGTTTGTAAACGATGATGTGGCACTAATGTTGGTAGCCATTGCTTTGATGTTGGTGAATGATACACAGGGTTAAGATGGTGAAGTATTACTGCAGTCCATCATGTACATTACAACAGTTGCAACCTGCTACAGTTTTCACAACAAGATACAAGTTTTGCATATGTGTGAGTGGTATAATCAGCAACCCACATTAAGCAAGCATGGGGTTTAACACTGAATCCTCTGTGTGAGAGGTGTGCATAGCAGTGAGACAttgaaaaggctgatgatgtgaATGCCAAGAAAGGAACATAAAGACcctttttactgtatttttactatatttactCATACATAAACAAAACTCATGTTTTATTGCAAGAACTGTGCTACACTTACGGCTAAATGTGGCTTTGATTGATGgtaatgcaaatattattattgttataatttgcTTCTAGTCTGCTTAGCCTGCAATGAGAATTAGCGTGAAGATAATATTAGGTAGTGATGACACCAGAAAGCATTATTATGCCAAATGATAGATCAGGTTAGTAATATGAGTTACAATAAGGAAACCCACTCCAAATAATGTTTAGCCAGGAAAATATAcccattatatttgttttaagtacaAAATCTATTAATTATATGATCTACAGAAATCTGTTCACATTTTACATTGTTTAAAAAGATATCTTTTGAGATCATAATTTAACAAGTCTAACCTAACACAGACATGATAATCATATtttcaaacttcaaacttcaaacttcaaatctttattgcaatcatgagtgttacaaggtgttataaaatgtagaggtacatacatgataccctgttagggcgcagcaattttaatatacaattacttacaaactatttagttaatcttatatatttaggcacaacttatatatttacttatatatattattatattcatatatacctttattattatactatcattatatttatactacctctATTTGctctaacatattatatttaaattgttttatattgcacACTATCTTACTGTTTAGTTCTGTCCTCGAAAAACTCTTTTAGactgtaataacattttcggattaagtatttttttaatttattcttaaatatattgaaactggaggtttcttttaattgttttggtattttgttataaatcttAATACACATTACATAGGGCCCAGAATGAAATATAGATAGGTTTGATGTCGGTAGAGCAagtgaatttttatttcttaggtTACGAGGTTGTGAGTAATGGTCTTTCTTTAAGGAGAATAAATGAATgtgttttttgacaaatatacagatttcaaaaatatacatagatgttAATGTAAGTATGCCAAGTTTAATGAAGTGTGGCCTGCAGCTATCCATTCCGTCGATGTT harbors:
- the LOC110383096 gene encoding SWI/SNF-related matrix-associated actin-dependent regulator of chromatin subfamily A containing DEAD/H box 1 homolog → MSNGTSPSVLSFLRQYRFQRKPNGPGASSSSPVTVTSAPSSSQMNNQNRIRMAAPNTVVVRNGPVVYKRIRLPDSDSDDAASPAKKPAHVELTTAVKERRFTNMLQMFPDISPYFVKTTLAKHGWNEERSRDELLKHDPESNDKGSTSTFFGSNPSVSGTAQRPYTNMGIVRVTSGPKTTVVVRKALEGKGGRVRRGSSGSEDDDYGVKKGKDDRVYDSEDSDNEITDDLIGDKKKVFEFLNNSNMNELSLLSGCSQKKAEAIMSLRPFKGWLDMVEKFNSNKSLSTELLNSTQELLTTRNNIQRLMKKCVGLAQQLESAVDAGAGRLKQPAILDDSLTLAPYQLVGLNWLAVLHKQGVSGILADEMGLGKTVQVIAFLAHLKETGQARGTHLIVVPASTLDNWSSELARWCPALRVSKYYGHPEERRQLRIHYSRGLDDIDVVLTTYTMVNSCPEERKMFRVTPMHYVIYDEAHMLKNMSTQRYDNLLKIKSKHRLLLTGTPLQNNLLELMSLLCFVMPHMFSGKTDDLKSLFQKNSKSKTTKKAEGKEDDELPFEQSQITQAKRIMKPFVLRRLKRDVLQDLPKKTNHRELCAMSERQGMLYKDLIAGFAAKDGTIRATTEQSGMAMMMDMRKLANHPLLLRYHYIDTTVRQIASRLAKDSKYKENNEQYAWEDLMCLSDFQIHQLTLQHDCIRSFGLPDHLILDSGKFQKLDEMLPRLKAGGHRVLIFSQFTMMLDILEPYLTIRRHRYLRLDGSTAVTDRQELIDQYNNEDIFVFLLSTKAGGLGINLTAADTVIIHDIDFNPYNDKQAEDRCHRMGQTRPVTIYRLLSCGTIEEGIYQVAQEKLTLEKHVTGVDENDKAEQKNVVRLLSAALGLTSPSK